The Mycolicibacterium smegmatis genome has a window encoding:
- the lmeA gene encoding mannan chain length control protein LmeA, whose translation MGNNVPVRRLVVGFVAAVAALVVGAVGTDFGAAIYAEYRLARTVRSAASLNWDPWVAILGFPFIPQARDHRYNEIEIRANGVDHPVAEKVSLEATLHDVDITEASWLIREDAPLPVAEAESRIIIDSTHVGRYMGIDDLLVEAPSRDTNDATGGTTESGISGNTGLVFTGTPKASGLDKRVSVAVDLSLEGPDQSTLVLTATGILTGPNTADEQVPDDKLASVLDEFSNTIPDLRLPFGIAPTSQGARGSDIIIEGIGEGVTIDLAGFRKT comes from the coding sequence GTGGGCAACAATGTCCCGGTGCGCAGACTGGTGGTCGGGTTCGTCGCGGCGGTGGCCGCGCTCGTCGTCGGGGCGGTCGGCACCGATTTCGGAGCAGCCATCTACGCCGAGTACCGGCTGGCCCGTACGGTCCGCAGCGCCGCGTCGCTCAACTGGGATCCGTGGGTCGCGATCCTCGGGTTCCCGTTCATCCCGCAGGCCCGCGACCACAGATACAACGAGATCGAGATCCGGGCCAACGGCGTCGACCATCCCGTCGCCGAAAAGGTGTCGCTGGAGGCGACACTGCACGACGTCGACATCACCGAGGCCTCGTGGCTGATCCGCGAGGACGCACCGCTCCCGGTCGCCGAGGCCGAGAGCCGCATCATCATCGATTCCACGCATGTCGGCCGCTACATGGGCATCGACGACCTGCTGGTCGAGGCGCCCTCACGCGACACCAACGACGCCACCGGCGGCACCACCGAATCCGGCATCTCCGGTAATACGGGTCTGGTTTTCACCGGCACACCCAAGGCGTCGGGCCTGGACAAGAGGGTCAGCGTCGCCGTCGACCTTTCGCTCGAGGGACCCGACCAGAGCACGCTGGTGCTGACGGCGACCGGCATCCTCACGGGCCCCAACACCGCCGACGAGCAGGTGCCCGACGACAAACTCGCATCGGTGCTCGACGAATTCAGCAACACCATCCCCGACCTGAGACTGCCGTTCGGCATCGCACCGACGAGCCAGGGCGCCCGCGGATCCGACATCATCATCGAAGGGATCGG